The Calidithermus timidus DSM 17022 genomic interval CTTGACATGCCCGGAACCCCTCCGAAAGAAGGGGGTGCCCGCAAGGGAGCCGGGACACAGGTGCTGCATGGCCGTCGTCAGCTCGTGTCGTGAGATGTTGGGTTAAGTCCCGCAACGAGCGCAACCCCTATCCCTAGTTGCCAGCAGCTCGGCTGGGCACTCTATGGAGACTGCCTGCGAAAGCAGGAGGAAGGCGGGGATGACGTCTGGTCCGCATGGCCCTTACGGCCTGGGCGACACACGTGCTACAATGCCAAGGACAAAGCGCTGCTACCTCGCGAGAGGACGCCAATCGCAAAAACCTTGGCTCAGTTCGGATTGGAGTCTGCAACTCGACTCCATGAAGCCGGAATCGCTAGTAATCGCGAATCAGCCATGTCGCGGTGAATACGTTCCCGGGCCTTGTACACACCGCCCGTCAAGCCATGGAAGTGGGTTCTGCCTGAAGTCGCCGGTAGCCTTGGGCAGGCGCCGAGGGCCGGGCTCATGACTGGGGCTAAGTCGTAACAAGGTAGCTGTACCGGAAGGTGCGGCTGGATCACCTCCTTTCTAAGGAGTACTCAGTTGTACGCTACGCGCGTGCAGCTCAGCAACTCGCCCGATCTGTGCAAGGTTCAGATCCCCCACCCTCACCGGTGGGGGATCTTCTTTTTGTAACGCCTCAGTCACCGGGCAAGGTAAGCTTTGGGGGATATGGTGCGCGGCCTACCCGACCTCGAGCTCCGCCAAGAGCCGCTGCGCTTTTTCACTCAGCTCGCCCGCCTCGGCCCCGACATCTCCACCTTCCAATTCGCCAACGGGCAGCAGATCGTCTTCCTCAACCACCCCGACCTGGTGCGCGAGGTGCTCGTCGAGCGGGCCGAGCTGTTTCACAAATCGGAGATGACCCGAGCCTTCGCCGGGGGGATGGGTCACGGCATCCTGGTGAGCGAGGGCGAGTTCTGGAAACAGCAGAGCCGCCTGATGCGCCCGGCTTTCCACTACAAGCGCCTGCTGGGCTACGCCGCGGTCATGACCCGCTTCACCCTGGAGATGCTCGAGGGCTGGCAAGACGGCGACCTGATCCACGTGGACGAGGAGATGAACGCCCTGACCCTGCGGGTGGTGGCCAAATGCATGTTCAACGTCGAGGCCAAGGACGACCGCGACATCATGCACAAGGCCATCATCCTGGGGCAGCAGGTGGTGGGGCAGATGATCCACGGCTGGCTCACCGACCCCCACTGGACCCCCTCGCTCAACCGCGCCGGCATCCGGGTGGTGCGGGCTTTGAACGAGATGGTGCAGCGCCACATCGCCCAGCGCCGGGCCCAGGGTGAACTGGGTGACGACCTGCTTTCGATGCTGATGGAAGCCCAGCAACAACCTGGCATCGAGCTGAGCGACCGGCAGTTGCGCGACGAGGTGCTCACCGTGATCACGGCGGGCCTCGAGACCACCGCCAACGCGCTGGTGTGGGCCTGGCACCTCCTCGACCGCCACCCTGCGGTACGGGATAGGCTCCGCGCCGAGCTGGACGCGCTGGGCCGCATGCCCACCTTCGAGGACCTCCCCCGCCTGACCTACCTCGACCAGGTGTTCAAGGAGGTACTGCGGCTCTACCCGCCGGTGTGGATCATCGGGCGGGAGGTGGCTGCCCCTGAGGGGGTCGAGCTGGGAGGGATGTACCTGCCCTATAAGTCGCAGTTGGTGCTGTGCCAGTGGACCCTGCACCGCGACCCGCGCTTCTTCGAGCAGCCCGACGCCTTCATCCCCGAGCGCTGGACGCCCGAGTTCGAAAAGTCCCTGCCCCGTGGGGCCTACTTCCCCTTCAGCCTGGGGCCCAGGGTCTGCACGGGCCAGGGCTTCGCCACCACCGAGTTCAAGATCATCGTGGCCGGGGTGCTGCAACGCTTCGACCTCG includes:
- a CDS encoding cytochrome P450 codes for the protein MVRGLPDLELRQEPLRFFTQLARLGPDISTFQFANGQQIVFLNHPDLVREVLVERAELFHKSEMTRAFAGGMGHGILVSEGEFWKQQSRLMRPAFHYKRLLGYAAVMTRFTLEMLEGWQDGDLIHVDEEMNALTLRVVAKCMFNVEAKDDRDIMHKAIILGQQVVGQMIHGWLTDPHWTPSLNRAGIRVVRALNEMVQRHIAQRRAQGELGDDLLSMLMEAQQQPGIELSDRQLRDEVLTVITAGLETTANALVWAWHLLDRHPAVRDRLRAELDALGRMPTFEDLPRLTYLDQVFKEVLRLYPPVWIIGREVAAPEGVELGGMYLPYKSQLVLCQWTLHRDPRFFEQPDAFIPERWTPEFEKSLPRGAYFPFSLGPRVCTGQGFATTEFKIIVAGVLQRFDLEHTEGMEVQPEPNFTLWAKGGLRMRARARVQPR